In Xanthomonas sacchari, a genomic segment contains:
- a CDS encoding TrbI/VirB10 family protein → MNSNLPPSDENYGNDHGQSRSPRADDAPRENPYFARQQQTADPDLDANEPVLRSSDLKKLNRKALVFLAGIAALLILAIFWLVSGSSTPEPAPKPRQEAVVAPALPQTAAPPPVQQVEPVPLAEQPSLPPLPPMPTNADAQMQSAARQERGPSLLERRMAGLQQESGGGQGMGGMLPGQEQGGAPLQQGQETSAKPIANPDGLLVRGTYIRCVLETRIITDFPGFTSCIITEPVYSINGRRLLLPKGSKILGQYGAAEPTGPRMQVVWDRITTPTGIDVTLVGPGVDNLGSSGHPGQYSAHWASRISSALMISMLSDAFKWAAAENGPKTTTVGLNSGVVTQQPYESNTAQSIQRLADQALDRRRPATVTINQGTIVNVYVAKDVDFTAVLPR, encoded by the coding sequence GTGAACTCGAATCTACCCCCGTCTGACGAAAATTACGGCAACGACCACGGTCAGTCGCGTTCCCCGCGTGCGGACGATGCGCCGCGCGAGAATCCCTATTTCGCTCGCCAGCAGCAGACTGCCGACCCGGATCTGGACGCCAACGAGCCGGTGCTCCGGTCCAGCGACCTGAAGAAGCTCAACCGCAAGGCGCTGGTGTTCCTCGCCGGTATCGCCGCGCTGCTGATCCTGGCGATCTTCTGGCTGGTGAGCGGCAGCAGCACGCCCGAGCCGGCACCGAAGCCGCGCCAGGAAGCGGTGGTGGCACCTGCGTTGCCGCAGACCGCGGCGCCGCCGCCGGTGCAGCAGGTAGAGCCGGTGCCACTGGCCGAGCAGCCGAGCCTGCCGCCGTTGCCGCCGATGCCCACCAACGCAGATGCGCAGATGCAGTCGGCGGCGCGGCAGGAGCGCGGACCATCGTTGCTGGAGCGGCGTATGGCCGGCCTGCAACAGGAGTCTGGTGGTGGCCAGGGCATGGGCGGCATGCTGCCGGGACAGGAGCAGGGTGGCGCACCGCTGCAGCAAGGGCAGGAGACCTCTGCCAAGCCGATCGCCAACCCGGACGGTTTGCTGGTGCGCGGCACCTACATCCGCTGCGTGCTGGAGACCCGGATCATCACCGACTTCCCGGGTTTCACCTCCTGCATCATCACCGAGCCGGTCTACTCCATCAACGGCCGCCGCCTGCTGTTACCGAAGGGGTCGAAGATCCTCGGTCAGTACGGGGCTGCAGAGCCGACCGGTCCGCGCATGCAGGTGGTCTGGGATCGCATCACCACGCCCACCGGCATCGATGTGACGCTGGTTGGACCGGGCGTCGACAATCTCGGCAGCTCCGGCCACCCGGGTCAATACAGCGCGCATTGGGCAAGCCGCATCTCGTCCGCGCTGATGATCAGCATGCTGAGCGACGCCTTCAAGTGGGCAGCGGCCGAGAATGGTCCGAAGACGACGACGGTGGGTCTCAACTCCGGCGTGGTCACCCAGCAGCCGTACGAGAGCAACACGGCCCAGTCCATCCAGCGTCTGGCCGACCAGGCCCTGGATCGCCGCCGCCCCGCCACCGTGACCATCAACCAGGGCACCATCGTCAACGTCTACGTGGCCAAGGACGTCGACTTCACCGCGGTGTTGCCGCGTTGA
- the virB11 gene encoding P-type DNA transfer ATPase VirB11, which produces MTFDDSPTAQISTDFLDYQYSVLGILDYLNSPEVTEICINRPGELYLETLRGWQRLEIPSLTFERARQFCTAVVNESNTGQRITDADPVVSLTFPTGQRAQFVIPPACDAGKVSITIRLPSKHTKTLEQYKEDGFFQEILEVQSGLSEQDRELLELRRQRDYAEFFKKAVLFKKNVVVAGATGSGKTTFMKSLVNHIPHEERLVTIEDARELFISQPNSVHLLYSKGGQSTSNVTAKSCMEACLRMKPDRIILAELRGDESFYFIRNCASGHPGSITSCHAGSIGQTWDQLALMVKASAEGSGLEFSVIKRLLMMTIDIVVHIKSHAGRRYITGIDFDPERMHSGGG; this is translated from the coding sequence GTGACGTTCGACGACTCTCCGACTGCGCAGATCTCCACGGATTTCCTGGATTACCAGTACTCGGTGCTGGGCATCCTGGATTACCTGAACTCGCCGGAAGTGACGGAAATCTGTATCAACCGTCCTGGCGAGCTGTATCTGGAGACCCTGCGTGGCTGGCAGCGACTGGAGATTCCGTCGCTGACGTTCGAGCGCGCGCGGCAGTTTTGCACGGCAGTGGTCAACGAGAGCAACACCGGCCAGCGCATCACCGATGCCGATCCCGTGGTGTCGTTGACCTTTCCTACCGGTCAGCGCGCGCAGTTCGTGATCCCGCCGGCCTGCGACGCCGGCAAGGTATCCATCACCATCCGTCTGCCGTCCAAGCACACCAAGACCCTGGAGCAGTACAAGGAAGACGGCTTCTTCCAGGAAATCCTGGAGGTGCAATCGGGCCTCAGCGAGCAGGATCGGGAGTTGCTGGAACTGCGGCGGCAGCGCGATTACGCCGAATTCTTCAAGAAGGCGGTGCTGTTCAAGAAGAACGTCGTCGTCGCCGGCGCCACCGGCAGCGGCAAGACCACCTTCATGAAGTCGCTGGTGAACCACATTCCGCACGAAGAACGGCTGGTGACGATCGAAGACGCGCGCGAGCTCTTCATCAGCCAGCCCAATTCCGTGCATTTGCTCTATTCGAAAGGCGGACAAAGCACCAGTAACGTCACGGCGAAGAGTTGCATGGAAGCGTGCCTGCGCATGAAGCCCGACCGCATCATCCTGGCCGAGCTGCGAGGCGACGAGTCGTTCTACTTCATCCGCAACTGCGCCTCCGGTCATCCAGGTTCCATCACCAGTTGCCATGCTGGCAGCATCGGGCAGACCTGGGACCAGTTGGCGCTGATGGTCAAGGCGTCGGCCGAAGGATCGGGCCTGGAGTTTTCCGTCATCAAGCGGCTGCTGATGATGACCATCGACATCGTTGTCCACATCAAATCGCACGCGGGCCGGCGCTATATCACCGGTATCGATTTCGATCCGGAGCGCATGCATTCGGGTGGTGGATGA